Below is a genomic region from Phragmites australis chromosome 20, lpPhrAust1.1, whole genome shotgun sequence.
ACAACTTGGGCTgaaaagataagtgaagcacATATGCTCCCGATCGCTAAATCAGTCCAGATCTAAAAGATCGCTCAGTTTGTTTGCTCCCGTTAGTATGCACGCTCTAGCTTCATCCTTTATTTTGGCAAGTAAGGTTGGCGCTATTGACTCGGAACCATTGAAAACTCTAGCATTTCGCTATTTCCACACCTCCCAGGTGACAAGCATGATCAAGGAGGCTATCGTCTTCTACTGTTGGATTGGCCCACTAAGATGGAAGGTCCACCATTTTGCAACCGATGAGGTTGATGGCACAATTGATTCTTGTTTTTGGAGCATTTGATTCTATACTTTGGAACATTTGATCTGTATGGTGCATGCTCGCTGGACGGTCGTCTAGCAATGGAGAGTTGTGGCGACCTGTAGTGTGGCGGCTGTGACGAGTGGCAGGGGGTGCATCATGATATAGGGGAAGGGGGCCATCGAGGGTTGAGTAACGTAGATGGGCCGGAATAAGCCATCGCACATAGGTTGCGCCAATCATCCGATCCGCCCATTGTGTAGCGAAGCCACCCACCCATCCCTCTAAGCGTTAGGGTTTCAGGTGGATTGGGTCAGGCTTAGAGGGATGGTCGGGGGTGGTGGCGTGGCGATGAGGTGGTGGCATCGCCAAAGCTGCGGGATGTAGGAGGGTGGTGGGTGGTGCTGGTAGTTATGGAGGCAAGGAAGAGGGCCATCAGAGACGCTtagcgtgagagagagagaactcgCTGAAGTGGGtagggaaaaaagaagaagaaaagaaaggtggGAGGGGGTGGGCAGAGACTGGCTAGAAATAGCCCAGTCGGCTAGTCCTCCATTTGAAATATAGCATGTTTTTTCAAGAGTTATGTCAATGGTTTAGAGATAATAGCAAAATGCCTCACAAATTTTATATAGTATCCTGCCAAACCCAAAAAACTTCTCAACTATTTTGTATTTGTAGGTGTGACCCACTCTTTGATGGTTTAATCTTGGATGCATCAGTTGTGACGCCTTTCTCAGAGATCACATGACCTAGATAAGTAATTTCCCTTTGGGCAAAGGTGCATTTGGAGAGTTTGGCCTGCCACTGATCAGCATGCAGGAGCTGCAAAACCTACCTCAAATGATGAACATGCTCCTCTAAAGTTTTGTTGTAAACCAGTATATCATCAAAAAATACTAGCACACATTTCCTCAACAAGGGCTACAATGTTTTGTTCATAGCACCTTGGAAAGTATTTGGGGTACCAGATAGACCAAAAGCCATCACTCTAAACTCAAAATAGCCTGAATGTGTTTGAAATGCTGTCTCGTATTCTTCTCCAGGTGCAAGTCGTATCTGATGGTACCCAGCCCGGAGGTCTAGCTTAGAAAACCAACTGGCCAAGACTAATTCATCCATAAACTCATCAATGATAGGTAAAGGAAATTTGCTTTTGGTAGTCATAACATTGAGATGTCTATAATTCACACAAGAACGTCAtgtacaatttttctttttgacaaGTAACACAGGAGAAGAAAATGCACTTGTGCTTGGTTGAATAAGACTAGTCAACAACATTTCAGAAActtctttttctatttcatcCTTCAGAGCAAGTGCATACCTGTAGGGTCTAATATGGACAGGCCTTGCACCCTGAATAAGAGGTATGTGATGATCACGCGCTCTAGCAGGAGGAAGATTAGTGGGTGCTTCAAAAACATAATGGAATTCCTGCAATAACTGACATATAGCTGGAGGAATTGTTGATGTATCCTAGGAGATCATGTCAGAAGTTATGTGCAGCAATTCAATCAAAGTAcattcaggtgctgctggtaaAACACCTTGCAGTATGATGTGTGAACCCTTATAAGGAATTGACATCATTTCTGAGTCCATTGCACTTTCATAGGAGAGTGTGTTTCAAGCCAATTCATACCTAAGATTAAGTCATAACTGTGCAATGGTATAATTTTTAGTGTGgccttgaaggcatagccttgCACAGTCCAATCAACATTCACTAATTTAGTTGTACATTGTATGACTTCACCATTAGCAACTTGAACTTTTAGTGGTACATGTAAAGAATATATGTCTTGCAACTGAGATGCTACATGTGTACTAATAAAAGAGTGAGAACTGCCTGAATATATGAGAATCAATAAGGAGTAATGCTGAATAGAGCCTTGCAACTTTAGACAAGGCCATGGACAACTGTGCTTCTGAAGAATCCACTTGTGAGGACCACAAAACAGTATCATCTTCATCAGAAAACAGATCCCACATCTCCTGGATGACATGAAGCTGATCTGAAGATGAACATTTATGTTCTCTACTCCACCTTTCACCACATTTGTGGCACAATCCTTTGGCTCTCCGATAAGCACAAAAAGAGGAAATCTTATATTCCACTAAGACAGTTTTTGCTGCCTCGAGACCTCTTCTATCATCTGCAGCACCAGTAGACTTGTTCACGCTTGGAGTTTGAGGAGGAGGTAATGGATATGGACCCTGAGGACCAGCTCGATTCTGATTGAATTCAAGCTTTTTATACCCCTTGTGCTTCGCGGAGTCGATCATCTCCTCCTGCAATGAAGCGAGAACACAAGCAGTATCCAAATCTTGGGGTCGTTGAACTAACACAATGGCTTTAATATCATCTTTTAACCCATCAAAAAAACGCATGGTATAATAACGAGAGTCAATGACCGATTCATAAGCAGTTAATTGGTCTACTAACTCAGAAAACTATTCTATGTACTCTACCTGAGCCAACTTGCTTGACATGAAAAAGTTGCCTAATCAGAATATCATGCTGATCTCGCCCAAATCTCTCATGCAACATCTCACAAAACTCATTCCAACAGAGATTCCTAATGCGATGCTCCAGGGCCTGAAGCCACCGTGCAGCCGCACCAGAGAAGTGCATTGAGGCAACTTTTATCCAAATAGCAGGATCCATAGAATAGAGATCAAAGTAATCCTCACAGCGAGATTTCCACAATTTAGGATTTCTACCATCAAATTGTGGGAAGTTGATTTTAGGGATCTTGCCGTGATGAAATGGTGAGGTGTTCGGAGGAATATATGAAGAGTGAGTACCCATGCGACCCACCGAATGCAAATCATCACCATAATGCTTATGATGAGGGAAATCATGCGTACCCTTGACCGGGAGATGAGAAAGGGTGGTAACACACCCAAACCCACGCTCCCAGTGATGTGTGTCACAGCGGTGCCTGATGGGGTCGATGGCCGTTTGCTCGGCAAGTGAGGTAGCCGCGACCATCTCCGGTGGAACGAGGATGCCCGGTGAAGACGAATCTTGCTCGAGCAGCACCCGATCAGGTGCTTGCGCATCACCTCAATCTCCATCTTCAAATGGCCGACCGTGCCATCAATCTGAGGCTTCCAATTGTTTGAATCGCTCTTCATGCTTCAAGTCGGACTCCGTCAGTTGCTTCTCGATGGATTGCTTCAGGCTCTTCATCTCGTCAAGCAGGAGCTTCTTGCTGGGATCCATGGCGCCGAGCTTCCTCTGAAACCGAGTGAAATGATCGTGTGGCTCTAGTGCGCACAGGACCGGTGTCTCTGATATCAGGTGTTAGCAGCGGGATATGGGTTGGAGAAGTGGATAGATAGAAGTAGCAGAAGAAGGTAGTTCGGAGGAAGGCAGGTGGATTGCTCGCCGGCCGGCTGATGCCGCCGCGGCCAAGAGGAGGAGAATTCCGTTCGTTTATAGCCTGTCCTTCCCTCCACGCCGAGCCAGAGTATTAAGCGCTCGGTTCACACACGCCACTCGCTCCCGCACTACTCACGGGCCAAGCCCACGCCACGGTTACACAACCATTCCGGTCCAGCCAACTTCATGTTCGGCTGTCTCACTCGTGTGCCACCGCCTGATGTCGTGGCCGTAGCAGCATCATTGGTTGGCCCCGAAAAGGCAAGTCGACACAATGACGGCCAGCTAGCCGGCCGTGAAGCAGCGGCCTGGGATACAGAGAAAACTTAAAAGGGCCACGCCGGGCCCGGAGGAGGGAAtcggatcctctgacttcaccaGTGGGTGAAGTCAGGTGACTTCAAACGTCTGTAGACCGTTGgatcatggatggatggatcagatGTACTGCTACAGTATAACGGAACAGTAAAATGTGTACAGTAAGCTAACAAAACAGTAAAATATGTACAGTATATTGACGTCATAGAACTGTTCATCTACTCACAAATTACTGTTCACTCATGACTTCATCCCCTGAAGTCGGGGGATCCGGATCCCCAGAGGAGCAGCAAATGTTGCCTCGGCTGAGAGCCTGAGATGCAGCATTTGCTGCTGCTCGAGGCTGTGCGGAAAGATCAGATACGACGACGAGACACTGGTACACACGACACACATCTAAAGCACACACAATTGCGATCTGCAATCGCTGGGAAAATGTGTCAGAAATGTGGTCGAATACTGATGTATGATCACAAGAATCATCAACGGCCTGCGTGCATCGCTGCCAGTCGTGCTCCGTCAGTGCAGCGCGAGCTTGATCAGAGcccccgcggccgcggcggcgacaACGGAGCCCATCGCCAGAACCGGGGAGCCCGCGCCGGCTCCTGTTGGCGTGGCGCCTGGTGGCGTCGAGGGCGAGTCGCCCCCGGCGACGGTAACGGCGAGCTTCATGCCGATGGTGCAGTGAACGGTGACGTTGCAGATGAAGTAGCGCGTGCCGGGGGCCGTGAGCGTGACGTTGGTCAAGCCGCCGTCGTCGTTGCTCAGCGCGTTGTTGCCGGAGCACGCGTAGTAGTCCTTCTTGCTCACCTCCGTCACCGTGTGCTCCTTGGTCGCGTAGTTGAACACTGAAATTTTCCACGACGTCCTGCCAACGCTATGTCTAGTAGCAAGCCACGCGAGACAAGCCATGGATGGACAGAGCTCACTCACCGAGTTTGTCTCCGACCGCGAACGTCTTGCCGCTGGCCCAGGCGGTGTAGTCGACGCCAGTCATCCAGCCCTGATCGTCGCCGACATTGAAGGACGTGGCCGAAGCCAGCATAGCCGTGTAGCTCGCGACGACCAGCGCAACGAGAGCCAAACTGTTGGTCATGGTGATCTTAGCCTTGCGATGCGTTGCGAGTGGCCCAGAAAGGCGAGGGAGATGAGGATACGAATGGACCAATCACCAGTGTTGCAGACCTGACCGGAGGTTGGATTTGGTCTATTTATATATCACATTGTTGCTAATATTTTAGTGCTAATTTTGTACCGTGTCGATTACTTATTTCTTATATATGTTTCTTTCATTCCTTTGCTTTTTGACTAATTTCTTCACAAGTGGAATGAGTGCAATGTGTTGAAGGGACAGAATCTGGTGCCACTCAATTTAGGCCAATTACTTGCTGTCATCTTCGTGCAGTCAAGCGCATCCTTTTGTGTGCAGAGCACTAGCATTTCCTAGATGCTTTCGAGCAGGGATTAGCATCCTGGTCAGGGGACCGATGCCAAAGTGTAGAGCAACATCAAGACCTAATGCGTTAAACGAGTGTGCAGACGACGCGTCTCAGATTCACGGCCTGTACACGCGGGCAGCGTGCTAAATCTTCTGGTTCCTACTACCCTGCCGAAACATCGTTAAACTTCGCAGCTCTGACGAAGTGTCGCATAAGCATATATCAGAGCTCATCGATTAGCCTGCCCAACCTCTCCGAGCCAAcgaaaaagtagtatatattaAAATCCTACGGATTTAACATAAATGTAAAAATCCAAATAATCCATAGAGCAATCATAACTATGGCTTCCCATCTGCCTGCGATTCCTCATGTAGAAATAAGTGATACATttcgtttctttttcttcctcgcATGTGGTCGTTGCGTGTTAGTGGGGAATCATTGCGATACAAAAGTGATGTAAGATTCCACAATCAGTGTAGTTGTTGTCGATACATTTTGACCACAGGACGCTCCAGATTCGAGCACCTAGCACACACTATTAGGAATTTGGATACCAGAGACACGGATTTAATGTAAAATAAATCTTCCAATGTGAAAGTAAAAAATCACGgaagataaaaatatattacgATAACTCAGGGTACAAATACAGTAGGTGACCTATATTTATAAGCACTAAGCAGTTATGTTGGATCACAACTCTATCTTTAATTTTGAGGTATAATGTCCTAACAAACCTCCCATTGACTCAAaatccctatatatatgtaccGAAGAAATTATCTCCGAAACCCCAAAAGGCTAAACAATGACTGTGATCATTTGAGTCTTCAAACACTTCATACCAAACCAAATTGAGCAAATAACCAGTAGGTCTCAAACGTACAACTATTAACAAAGCAGATAAACAATATGGGTCTTCACGAATTCATAACCCTAGCAAAAATCTAAGTCTGTCCAACTAACCTTGTTATCCAAACTAGAACATCGCTCAATCATCAAAAGTATAAGCCAAAATATCAACTATGATGTTGAATAAAATTTTCAATGAAGAACTCATCTCATGGAATCATATATGCTCCACCTGAAACACAAAACTCAACAAACAACGCTCTCATAAGAGCAAATTGCATGTGTGATGCGTACACCAAACTGACAGCTATAAAAGAATATGAATCACATGGCATAATCATTAACTACTCATTTGAAATAATAGTCCGGATGAAAACATAATGTGTAATCAACGAAGTATAAAAAACTCTGTAATAGAC
It encodes:
- the LOC133901205 gene encoding blue copper protein-like, producing the protein MTNSLALVALVVASYTAMLASATSFNVGDDQGWMTGVDYTAWASGKTFAVGDKLVFNYATKEHTVTEVSKKDYYACSGNNALSNDDGGLTNVTLTAPGTRYFICNVTVHCTIGMKLAVTVAGGDSPSTPPGATPTGAGAGSPVLAMGSVVAAAAAGALIKLALH